A window of the Bacteroides thetaiotaomicron VPI-5482 genome harbors these coding sequences:
- a CDS encoding DUF4302 domain-containing protein encodes MKKNIMIYLLMALVCFGLQSCLFQEEDYFDDSSANRATEEVKQYSELLESASNGWRMEYYIGQDYALGGITLLCKFDGQRVTMASQGYEGDETISSLYKVVSEEATMLTFDTYNAFIHAYAKPQGGGSNPNANLQGDYEFIIKEASAEKIVMQGKKYGNTIVMYALPDDLNWEAYINSVNDVEENAFFIQYQLLVDGNLVGMTQRSNYTFVIAYNDGGNIVQEQSPFLFTTDGFRFREPVSLAGVTVQNFVWDPSSELFTCTDEGATNVKMKGIYPEGYIKYNDYLGNYTLTCKMYKDNNLTDEELPISIMEDVENKSYILRGLIGDIVLDYDRGEGIMSFKTQKVGYISGYYLGCTTYCYAMGFYPTYISYQAGLMFGFVANVQQSPFGFTFEDDGVFEAVGGAKADYMAFDRYSAPDYSQSSYVQGVERMYGEMVFMKVEE; translated from the coding sequence ATGAAAAAGAATATAATGATTTATTTGTTGATGGCTCTTGTATGCTTTGGTTTGCAATCCTGTCTTTTCCAGGAAGAGGATTATTTTGATGATTCTTCAGCGAACCGTGCAACAGAGGAAGTGAAGCAATATAGTGAGCTATTAGAATCGGCATCTAATGGTTGGAGAATGGAATATTACATAGGTCAGGACTATGCTTTGGGAGGCATAACTCTTCTGTGCAAGTTTGATGGTCAGCGAGTTACAATGGCATCTCAAGGATACGAAGGCGATGAGACTATTTCCTCTCTTTATAAGGTTGTATCGGAGGAAGCTACTATGCTTACATTCGACACTTATAATGCTTTTATTCATGCATATGCCAAGCCACAAGGCGGAGGTTCCAACCCCAATGCCAACCTGCAAGGAGATTACGAGTTTATTATAAAGGAAGCTTCAGCCGAGAAAATTGTAATGCAGGGCAAAAAGTATGGAAATACGATAGTAATGTATGCGCTTCCGGATGATTTGAACTGGGAGGCATATATAAACTCTGTGAATGATGTAGAAGAGAATGCTTTCTTTATACAATATCAGTTGTTGGTTGATGGAAATTTAGTTGGTATGACGCAGCGAAGTAATTATACTTTTGTTATAGCCTATAATGATGGTGGTAACATTGTACAAGAGCAATCTCCTTTCCTTTTTACAACCGATGGCTTTCGTTTCCGGGAACCAGTTTCACTGGCAGGAGTAACTGTGCAAAATTTTGTGTGGGACCCTTCCTCCGAGCTTTTTACTTGTACTGACGAGGGGGCAACTAACGTTAAAATGAAAGGAATTTATCCGGAGGGATATATTAAATATAATGATTATCTAGGTAATTATACTCTTACCTGCAAGATGTATAAAGATAATAATTTGACAGACGAAGAATTACCAATATCTATTATGGAGGATGTAGAAAATAAGAGTTATATTCTCAGGGGACTAATTGGTGATATAGTGCTCGATTATGATAGAGGTGAAGGAATTATGTCCTTTAAGACTCAAAAGGTAGGTTATATATCAGGATATTATTTGGGATGTACTACATATTGTTATGCCATGGGATTTTATCCTACATATATTAGTTATCAGGCAGGTCTGATGTTTGGTTTTGTGGCAAATGTACAACAGTCTCCGTTTGGATTTACATTTGAGGATGATGGGGTATTCGAAGCAGTAGGTGGTGCAAAAGCTGATTATATGGCCTTCGACCGCTATTCGGCACCTGATTATAGTCAAAGTTCATATGTTCAAGGGGTGGAACGTATGTATGGAGAGATGGTCTTTATGAAAGTTGAGGAATAA
- a CDS encoding BACON domain-containing protein, which translates to MKNILNLYLIIFCLFFVAGCSSDDDAATVKLTIIKSDLDMKASGGTGTVEFAATGTVTATVNADWCQVIEVADHKVSISVDANTGYPGRSAQIVLTDGVSTQQATILQEGAIWKYNRDATYFTLTDAAEEVPVEMSSNLPIQVSIPADASQWLSYEMTSDGFKFIAKENLTGKIRSAIVKVTTGIREIEYALLQYDIDDLLGQWTGVVKVVATAFGINQVLSLEENTQIVKNPGGNGYIFQLPMTRLLGATIVLAVTYQDGALVITTPQQQNYALSDGQGGVMYGSIITKTDDGLYLQGKIILSPVLMNDGQVALAYITDAYMSMGLFKGRVPSTANYAGLSIDFPAILMQYAE; encoded by the coding sequence ATGAAAAATATACTGAATTTATACTTAATAATATTCTGCTTATTTTTTGTTGCAGGATGTTCTTCAGATGACGATGCTGCCACTGTAAAATTGACAATTATAAAATCAGATTTGGATATGAAAGCTAGTGGTGGCACTGGAACTGTCGAATTTGCAGCAACTGGAACTGTCACGGCTACGGTGAATGCCGATTGGTGTCAGGTAATCGAAGTTGCAGATCATAAAGTTTCCATTTCTGTAGATGCTAATACAGGTTATCCGGGGCGTAGCGCACAAATCGTTTTAACTGATGGTGTGAGTACGCAGCAAGCAACCATACTGCAGGAAGGAGCTATTTGGAAATATAATAGAGATGCTACCTATTTCACATTGACAGATGCTGCAGAGGAGGTCCCTGTTGAAATGTCGAGTAATTTGCCTATTCAGGTATCTATTCCAGCAGATGCTTCTCAATGGTTATCCTATGAAATGACGAGTGATGGATTTAAGTTTATTGCAAAAGAGAATCTCACTGGTAAAATTCGTTCGGCCATTGTAAAAGTGACTACTGGCATTCGTGAAATTGAATATGCTTTATTGCAGTACGATATTGATGACTTATTGGGACAATGGACAGGTGTTGTGAAAGTCGTTGCTACAGCATTTGGTATTAATCAAGTTCTTTCATTAGAGGAAAATACTCAAATTGTTAAAAATCCGGGTGGTAATGGCTATATATTCCAGCTACCAATGACAAGACTGTTGGGAGCAACGATTGTTTTAGCGGTCACCTATCAAGATGGAGCTTTAGTTATAACCACTCCACAGCAGCAAAATTATGCTTTGTCTGATGGGCAAGGAGGAGTGATGTACGGCTCAATAATAACTAAAACTGATGATGGTTTGTATTTACAGGGAAAAATTATTCTTTCTCCTGTATTAATGAATGATGGGCAGGTTGCGTTAGCTTATATTACAGATGCATATATGTCAATGGGATTATTTAAGGGAAGAGTTCCGTCTACTGCAAATTATGCAGGACTTTCTATTGATTTTCCTGCTATTTTGATGCAATATGCTGAATAA
- the queG gene encoding tRNA epoxyqueuosine(34) reductase QueG, with amino-acid sequence MKKLLSSDRIKAEALRLGFSACGLAPAEAVDETVATAFRQWLADGCQAEMAYMQNYEDKRLDPRLLVEGARTVISVALNYYPAKKLPEGEYQIAWYAYGKDYHDVMKRKLKELFEFIEKEVSFSEETDSTIASTNNIGTYTENYASAPQAPVSQTSASPLQGRIFCDTAPILERYWAWRTGLGWIGKNTHLIIPHAGSCFFLGEIILDREADNYDSPQRNQCGSCTRCLDACPTKALEAPFRLNSERCLSYLTIEYRGELSLNTGKKMGNKIYGCDECLKACPWNRFATPCRTAEFQPSPSLLSMKKDDWHSLSEEQYKTIFKGSAVKRAKYSGLMRNIKIIK; translated from the coding sequence ATGAAAAAGCTCCTCTCCTCAGACCGAATTAAAGCCGAAGCACTACGCCTCGGCTTTTCCGCCTGCGGACTGGCGCCTGCCGAAGCTGTGGATGAAACTGTGGCTACCGCCTTCCGTCAATGGCTGGCGGACGGTTGCCAGGCAGAGATGGCGTATATGCAGAATTATGAGGATAAACGGCTCGATCCGCGCTTGTTGGTGGAAGGGGCACGTACGGTGATCAGCGTTGCGCTAAACTATTATCCGGCAAAAAAACTTCCCGAAGGTGAGTATCAGATTGCATGGTATGCCTACGGGAAAGATTATCACGATGTGATGAAGAGGAAATTGAAGGAACTTTTTGAGTTTATAGAAAAAGAAGTTTCATTCTCCGAAGAAACAGACAGTACTATCGCCTCGACAAACAATATCGGCACATATACTGAAAACTACGCCTCAGCACCCCAAGCCCCAGTATCCCAAACCTCCGCTTCTCCGCTTCAAGGCCGCATATTCTGTGATACCGCTCCCATACTCGAACGTTATTGGGCATGGCGTACCGGCTTGGGATGGATAGGAAAGAATACACATCTCATCATTCCTCACGCCGGCTCCTGCTTCTTCTTAGGGGAAATTATTCTTGATAGGGAAGCTGACAATTATGACTCTCCACAACGAAATCAATGCGGTTCGTGTACACGTTGCCTGGATGCCTGCCCGACAAAAGCGCTGGAAGCCCCTTTCAGGCTCAATTCCGAGAGATGTCTTTCTTATCTTACCATTGAGTATCGTGGGGAACTTTCGCTCAATACAGGAAAAAAAATGGGTAATAAAATATATGGCTGTGACGAATGTCTGAAAGCTTGCCCTTGGAATCGCTTTGCCACTCCTTGCCGGACAGCCGAATTTCAACCGTCTCCTTCTTTGCTAAGTATGAAGAAGGATGATTGGCATTCGCTGAGTGAAGAGCAATATAAAACCATTTTCAAAGGTAGCGCAGTGAAAAGGGCTAAGTATAGTGGATTGATGCGTAATATAAAGATTATTAAATAA
- a CDS encoding polysaccharide deacetylase family protein, with translation MFIEQPPWFFRALYPQAIFRMDPNERAVYLTFDDGPIPEVTPWVLELLKKHDIKATFFMVGDNIRKHPDEYRMVVEHGHRIGNHTFNHIRGFEYSNPDYLANTRRVDEIIHSDLFRPPHGHMGFRQYYTLRHHYRIIMWDLVTRDYSKRMRPEQVLNNVKRYVRNGSIITFHDSLKSWNNGNLQYALPRAIEFLKAEGYVFKVF, from the coding sequence ATGTTTATAGAACAACCACCTTGGTTCTTCCGAGCGCTGTATCCACAAGCCATCTTCCGGATGGACCCAAACGAACGGGCAGTCTACCTGACTTTTGACGACGGCCCTATCCCGGAAGTTACCCCTTGGGTACTGGAGCTACTGAAGAAACACGATATTAAAGCTACCTTCTTCATGGTAGGCGACAATATCCGCAAACACCCGGACGAATACCGGATGGTGGTAGAACACGGACACCGCATCGGCAACCATACTTTCAACCACATCCGCGGCTTTGAATATTCCAATCCGGATTATCTGGCCAACACCAGACGGGTAGACGAAATTATCCACTCGGACTTGTTCCGCCCGCCACATGGGCACATGGGATTCCGGCAATATTACACCCTTCGCCACCATTACCGTATCATCATGTGGGATCTCGTAACCCGCGATTACAGTAAGCGAATGCGCCCGGAACAGGTACTGAACAACGTAAAACGCTACGTACGCAACGGTTCCATCATCACCTTCCACGACTCTCTGAAATCGTGGAACAACGGGAATCTGCAATATGCTCTCCCCCGTGCCATCGAGTTTCTGAAAGCGGAAGGCTATGTGTTCAAGGTATTCTAG
- a CDS encoding protein O-mannosyl-transferase family has translation MKQYRTINNLVGWITFIIAATVYCLTIEPTASFWDCPEFITTGYKLEVGHPPGAPFFMLVANLFSQFASDVTTVAKMVNYMSALMSGACILFLFWSITHLVRKLVITDENNITKGQLITVMGSGLVGALVYTFSDTFWFSAVEGEVYAFSSLFTAVVFWLILKWEDVANQPHSDRWLILIAYLTGLSIGVHLLNLLCLPAIVLVYYYKKTPNATAKGSLLALLGSGVLVAAVLYGIVPGIVKVGGWFELLFVNGLGMSFNSGVVVYIILLAAALIWGVYESYTEKSRLRMAISFILTIALLGIPFYGHGVSSILIGVVVIAILGIYLAPQVQEKIKEKWRISARTMNTALLCTMMIVIGYSSYALIVIRSTANTPMDQNSPEDIFTLGEYLGREQYGTRPLFYGPAFSSKVALDVKDGYCVPRQSQTGSKYVRKEKTSPDEKDSYIELPGRIEYEYAQNMLFPRMYSSAHSSLYKQWVDIKGHDVPYDQCGEMVMVNVPNQWENIKFFFSYQLNFMYWRYFMWNFAGRQNDIQSSGEIEHGNWITGIPFIDNLLVGNQELLPQDLKNNKGHNVFYCLPLLLGLIGLFWQAYHSQRGIQQFWVVFFLFFMTGIAIVLYLNQTPAQPRERDYAYAGSFYAFAIWVGMGVAGIIRMLRDYCKMKEVPAAALASVLCLLVPIQMAGQTWDDHDRSGRFVARDFGQNYLMTLQEEGNPIIFTNGDNDTFPLWYNQETEGFRTDARTCNLSYLQTDWYIDQMKRPAYDSPSLPITWDRVEYVEGQNEYIPIRPEVKKNIDQMYAQADSALENGNPEAMNELKEQFGENPYELKNILKYWVRSDKEGLRVIPTDSIVMKIDKEAVRRSGMKIPEALGDSIPEYMTILLRDANGNPKRALYKSELMMLEMLANANWERPIYMAITVGSENHLGMDNHFTQEGLAYRFTPFDTDKLNSKIDSEKMYDNLMNKFKFGGIEKPGIYIDENVMRMCYTHRRIFTQLVGQLIKEGKKDKALAALDYAEKMIPSYNVPYDWANGAFQMAEAYYQLGQNEKANKIIDELANKSLEYMIWYLSLTDYQLSIASENFMYNAGLLDAEVRLMEKYKSEELAKHYSEQLDQLYNEYVARMKGK, from the coding sequence ATGAAACAGTACAGAACTATAAACAACCTCGTGGGTTGGATTACATTCATCATTGCGGCAACGGTCTACTGCCTGACAATAGAACCGACCGCAAGTTTTTGGGACTGTCCCGAGTTTATAACTACCGGTTATAAACTGGAAGTAGGACACCCGCCCGGCGCACCTTTCTTCATGCTGGTAGCGAACCTGTTCTCTCAATTCGCCTCCGATGTAACCACCGTAGCGAAGATGGTAAACTACATGAGCGCACTGATGAGCGGTGCCTGTATCCTGTTCCTTTTCTGGAGCATCACCCATCTGGTACGCAAACTGGTAATCACCGACGAGAACAACATCACGAAAGGACAACTTATCACTGTCATGGGTAGCGGACTGGTCGGCGCACTGGTCTACACCTTCAGCGACACCTTCTGGTTCTCTGCCGTAGAAGGCGAAGTATATGCTTTCTCCTCCCTCTTTACAGCCGTTGTATTCTGGCTGATTCTGAAATGGGAAGATGTGGCCAACCAGCCTCACAGCGACCGCTGGCTAATCCTGATCGCTTATCTGACCGGACTGAGTATCGGTGTTCACTTGCTGAACCTCCTCTGTCTGCCGGCAATCGTATTGGTGTACTACTACAAGAAAACTCCGAACGCCACTGCCAAAGGCTCATTGCTCGCCCTGCTCGGATCGGGCGTACTCGTAGCAGCCGTGCTTTATGGCATCGTGCCCGGTATCGTTAAAGTCGGCGGCTGGTTCGAACTGCTGTTTGTCAACGGACTCGGCATGTCGTTCAACTCCGGCGTCGTTGTCTATATCATTCTGCTCGCCGCCGCCCTTATCTGGGGTGTGTACGAAAGCTACACCGAAAAGAGCAGACTCCGCATGGCCATCTCATTCATTCTGACCATCGCCCTGCTGGGTATTCCATTCTACGGACACGGCGTAAGCAGCATCCTTATCGGTGTCGTAGTGATCGCAATTCTTGGCATCTACCTTGCTCCGCAAGTACAGGAAAAGATCAAAGAGAAATGGCGCATCTCCGCCCGTACCATGAATACGGCATTGCTGTGCACCATGATGATCGTGATCGGTTATTCCTCTTATGCACTGATCGTGATCCGTTCTACCGCCAACACACCGATGGACCAGAACTCTCCGGAAGATATCTTCACGCTGGGCGAATACCTCGGCCGTGAACAATACGGAACCCGTCCTCTCTTCTACGGTCCTGCTTTCTCCTCGAAAGTGGCACTCGACGTGAAAGACGGATACTGCGTCCCCCGCCAGTCACAGACGGGAAGTAAATACGTCCGCAAAGAAAAAACCTCACCGGACGAAAAAGACTCATACATCGAACTGCCGGGACGTATCGAATACGAATACGCGCAAAATATGCTTTTCCCCCGTATGTACAGCTCCGCGCACTCCTCACTCTACAAGCAGTGGGTAGACATCAAGGGACATGACGTCCCATACGACCAATGCGGCGAAATGGTGATGGTGAACGTACCGAACCAATGGGAAAACATCAAGTTCTTCTTCTCCTACCAGCTCAACTTCATGTACTGGCGCTACTTTATGTGGAACTTTGCCGGACGGCAGAACGACATTCAGAGCAGCGGAGAAATAGAACACGGTAACTGGATCACCGGAATCCCGTTTATCGACAATCTGCTGGTGGGCAACCAGGAATTGCTTCCGCAGGACCTCAAAAACAACAAAGGACACAACGTATTCTACTGCCTGCCGCTGCTGCTCGGCCTGATCGGACTCTTCTGGCAAGCATACCACAGCCAGCGGGGTATCCAGCAATTCTGGGTGGTGTTCTTCCTGTTCTTTATGACAGGTATCGCCATCGTGCTCTACCTCAACCAGACACCTGCGCAGCCGCGTGAACGTGACTATGCGTATGCCGGTTCGTTCTACGCCTTCGCCATCTGGGTAGGTATGGGAGTCGCAGGTATCATCCGTATGTTACGCGATTACTGCAAGATGAAAGAAGTTCCGGCTGCCGCTCTCGCATCAGTACTCTGTCTGCTTGTCCCCATCCAAATGGCCGGACAGACATGGGACGACCACGACCGTAGCGGACGCTTTGTTGCCCGTGACTTCGGTCAGAACTATCTGATGACCTTGCAGGAAGAAGGAAATCCGATCATCTTCACCAATGGTGACAACGATACTTTCCCGTTGTGGTACAATCAGGAGACAGAAGGTTTCCGTACAGATGCACGTACCTGTAACCTCAGTTACCTGCAAACCGACTGGTACATCGACCAGATGAAACGTCCCGCCTACGACTCTCCGTCACTCCCGATCACTTGGGACCGTGTGGAATACGTCGAAGGCCAGAACGAATACATCCCCATCCGTCCGGAAGTAAAGAAGAATATCGACCAGATGTATGCACAGGCAGACAGCGCGCTCGAAAACGGAAATCCGGAAGCGATGAACGAACTGAAAGAACAGTTCGGAGAAAACCCGTATGAACTGAAGAATATCCTCAAATACTGGGTTCGTTCGGATAAGGAAGGGCTGCGCGTCATCCCTACCGACAGCATCGTAATGAAGATCGACAAGGAAGCTGTCCGCCGTTCCGGCATGAAAATACCGGAAGCGCTGGGCGACTCCATCCCCGAATACATGACCATCTTGCTGAGAGACGCCAACGGCAACCCGAAACGCGCCCTCTACAAGAGCGAACTGATGATGCTCGAAATGCTTGCCAACGCCAACTGGGAACGTCCCATCTACATGGCTATCACCGTAGGCAGTGAAAACCACCTCGGCATGGACAACCACTTCACGCAGGAAGGTCTGGCATACCGCTTCACTCCGTTCGATACGGACAAGCTGAACAGCAAGATCGACAGCGAAAAGATGTACGACAACCTGATGAACAAGTTCAAGTTCGGCGGCATCGAGAAACCGGGCATCTACATCGACGAAAACGTAATGCGTATGTGCTACACACACCGGCGCATCTTCACACAGCTCGTAGGACAGCTCATCAAAGAAGGCAAAAAAGACAAGGCACTCGCCGCACTCGACTACGCCGAGAAGATGATCCCGTCATACAACGTACCGTATGACTGGGCAAACGGCGCCTTCCAAATGGCGGAAGCCTACTACCAGCTGGGACAAAACGAAAAAGCGAACAAGATCATCGACGAACTTGCCAACAAGTCTCTCGAATACATGATCTGGTATCTCAGCCTGACTGATTACCAACTTTCCATCGCCAGCGAAAACTTCATGTACAACGCAGGACTGCTTGACGCAGAAGTACGCCTGATGGAGAAATACAAATCAGAAGAATTGGCTAAACATTACTCGGAACAACTCGACCAGCTATACAATGAGTACGTTGCGAGAATGAAAGGGAAATAA
- a CDS encoding metal ABC transporter ATP-binding protein has protein sequence MKPIIEIKNLAAGYDGRTVLHDVNLNVYERDFLGIIGPNGGGKTTLIKCILGLLKPTAGEINFHAPTEASSHSQLSTSNLPLSLGYLPQYSTIDRKFPISVEEVILSGLSIQKSLTSRFTPEQREKGKHIIARMGLEGLEHRSIGQLSGGQLQRALLGRAIISDPSVLILDEPSTYIDKRFEARLYELLAEINKECAIILVSHDIGTVLQQVKSIACVNETLDYHPDTGVSTEWLERNFNCPIELLGHGTLPHRVLGEHHHHH, from the coding sequence ATGAAACCGATTATCGAAATAAAGAACCTTGCTGCCGGATACGACGGCCGTACCGTACTCCACGACGTCAACCTGAACGTTTACGAACGGGACTTTCTGGGCATCATCGGTCCGAACGGAGGCGGTAAGACAACACTCATCAAGTGTATCCTCGGTCTGCTGAAACCGACAGCCGGAGAAATCAACTTCCATGCCCCTACAGAAGCATCCTCCCACTCTCAACTTTCCACTTCCAACCTTCCACTTTCCCTCGGCTATCTGCCGCAGTATAGCACCATCGACCGGAAATTCCCGATTTCGGTAGAGGAAGTGATACTTTCCGGACTAAGTATCCAGAAATCCCTCACCTCCCGCTTCACTCCCGAGCAAAGAGAAAAAGGCAAGCATATCATCGCCCGTATGGGACTCGAAGGACTCGAACACCGTTCCATCGGGCAGCTTAGCGGCGGGCAACTACAACGCGCACTGCTGGGACGTGCCATCATCTCCGACCCTTCGGTACTGATTCTTGACGAACCCAGCACGTATATCGACAAACGTTTTGAAGCCCGACTCTACGAACTGCTGGCGGAGATTAACAAAGAATGCGCCATCATCCTTGTCAGTCACGACATTGGCACTGTACTGCAACAAGTGAAATCCATCGCCTGCGTCAACGAGACACTGGATTACCACCCTGACACGGGCGTTTCCACAGAATGGCTGGAAAGAAATTTCAACTGCCCTATCGAACTGCTGGGACACGGCACGTTGCCACACCGCGTTCTCGGTGAACATCATCATCATCACTAA
- a CDS encoding metal ABC transporter solute-binding protein, Zn/Mn family — MKQQLKDLKTLLLLGSCLLLAACTGRTSKASGSEEAKPVITVTIEPQRYFTEAIAGDKFTVVSMVPKGSSPETYDPIPQQLVSLGDSKAYLRIGYIGFEQTWMDRLMNNTPHIQVFDTSKGIDLILNNGEHNHAAGHHDHDGHNHAVEPHIWNSTANALILAGNTFKALCMLDKPNEAYYLARYDSLCQRIQHTDSLIRQQLSAPESAKAFMIYHPALSYFARDYGLNQISIEEGGKEPSPAHLKELIDLCKSEKVNVIFVQPEFDKRNAETIAQQTGTKVVPINPLSYDWETEMLNVAKALTPMDPE, encoded by the coding sequence ATGAAACAACAACTAAAAGATTTGAAAACACTCCTTCTTCTCGGCTCCTGCCTCCTGTTGGCAGCCTGCACGGGTCGCACGTCCAAAGCAAGCGGCAGCGAAGAAGCGAAACCGGTCATTACCGTCACTATCGAACCGCAGCGCTACTTCACGGAAGCGATTGCCGGTGATAAATTCACGGTAGTCAGCATGGTCCCGAAAGGTTCCAGTCCGGAGACATACGACCCTATTCCTCAGCAACTAGTCTCTCTGGGAGACAGCAAAGCCTATCTCCGCATCGGCTACATCGGCTTCGAGCAGACCTGGATGGACCGACTGATGAATAACACCCCTCATATCCAAGTATTCGACACTTCGAAAGGCATAGACCTGATTCTGAACAACGGTGAGCACAACCACGCAGCAGGACATCATGACCACGACGGGCACAACCACGCCGTAGAACCGCATATCTGGAACTCTACCGCCAACGCCCTCATCCTTGCCGGAAACACCTTCAAGGCACTTTGTATGCTCGACAAACCCAACGAAGCATATTATCTGGCACGTTACGACTCCCTCTGCCAACGTATCCAGCACACCGACAGCCTCATCCGCCAGCAACTTTCCGCTCCAGAATCGGCCAAAGCCTTTATGATCTACCATCCGGCTCTCTCCTACTTCGCCCGTGACTACGGACTGAATCAAATTTCAATCGAAGAAGGCGGCAAGGAACCTTCGCCCGCCCATCTGAAAGAACTGATAGACCTGTGCAAATCGGAGAAAGTAAACGTCATCTTCGTCCAGCCGGAGTTCGACAAGCGCAACGCAGAGACCATCGCACAGCAAACCGGCACAAAGGTAGTCCCCATCAACCCGTTAAGCTACGACTGGGAAACGGAAATGCTGAACGTAGCCAAAGCTCTCACCCCTATGGACCCCGAATAA
- the mnmD gene encoding tRNA (5-methylaminomethyl-2-thiouridine)(34)-methyltransferase MnmD, with translation MKRVIEKTDDGSATLFVPELNEHYHSTKGARTESQHIFINMGLKASAAPSPHILEIGFGTGLNAWLTLEEAERSGRNVHYTGLEPYPLEWQMVEQLGYIEQPAAIDLFRAIHTSPWEEEISFTPHFTLCKVQADVNEWITQRSHSPLSIIHSPLSFDVIYFDAFAPEKQPEMWSQELFNRLYVLLNEGGILTTYCAKGVIRRMLQAAGFIVERLPGPPGGKREILRARKLKQNQPPILIQ, from the coding sequence ATGAAAAGAGTGATTGAAAAGACTGATGACGGGAGCGCCACCCTATTTGTTCCGGAATTGAATGAACATTATCATTCGACCAAAGGAGCACGTACGGAGTCCCAGCATATTTTCATCAATATGGGACTGAAAGCCTCCGCTGCCCCCTCTCCGCATATTCTGGAGATCGGTTTCGGAACGGGGCTGAATGCTTGGCTTACACTTGAAGAAGCAGAAAGAAGCGGACGTAACGTACATTATACAGGACTTGAACCCTACCCGTTGGAATGGCAGATGGTGGAGCAACTGGGATATATAGAACAACCAGCAGCTATCGACCTGTTCAGAGCAATCCATACATCACCGTGGGAAGAAGAAATATCCTTTACCCCACACTTCACTCTCTGCAAAGTACAAGCCGACGTCAATGAATGGATTACCCAGCGCAGCCATTCTCCATTATCCATTATCCATTCTCCATTATCATTCGACGTTATCTATTTCGACGCCTTCGCTCCGGAAAAGCAGCCGGAAATGTGGTCGCAGGAACTATTTAACCGTTTATATGTTTTATTAAATGAAGGAGGCATCCTCACCACTTATTGTGCTAAAGGAGTCATCCGACGTATGCTGCAGGCCGCAGGCTTTATCGTAGAGCGCCTTCCCGGTCCTCCGGGAGGAAAGCGGGAAATACTACGTGCCCGAAAACTGAAACAGAATCAACCCCCGATATTAATACAATAG
- a CDS encoding YqaA family protein, giving the protein MDAFIDSTIQLLIEWGLPGLFISALLAGSIVPFSSELVLVALVKLGLPPTACILAATLGNTAGGMTCYYMGRLGKISWIEKYFKVKKEKVDKMVKFLQGKGALMAFFAFLPAIGEVISIALGFMRSNIWLTTTSMFVGKLIRYILLLYVLESAWNVVAG; this is encoded by the coding sequence ATGGACGCTTTTATAGATTCAACGATACAACTCCTCATCGAATGGGGACTTCCGGGATTGTTTATCTCGGCCTTACTCGCAGGGAGTATTGTACCATTCAGTTCCGAACTGGTGTTGGTAGCACTGGTAAAACTCGGACTGCCACCCACTGCCTGTATATTGGCTGCCACCCTCGGCAATACGGCAGGCGGAATGACCTGCTACTATATGGGGCGTCTGGGCAAAATAAGCTGGATTGAGAAATACTTCAAAGTAAAGAAGGAGAAAGTAGACAAGATGGTGAAATTCCTGCAAGGGAAAGGAGCATTGATGGCATTCTTCGCTTTCCTGCCGGCCATCGGAGAGGTGATCTCCATCGCACTGGGATTTATGCGAAGTAATATATGGCTTACCACCACCTCCATGTTTGTCGGCAAACTGATACGTTACATTCTGCTTCTGTATGTACTGGAAAGCGCATGGAACGTCGTTGCAGGATGA